AACTACAGGAGGAGCTACCATTGACATAATAAAAAAATACATTGAAGAACAAGGTGAATGAAGACCTTAGCGACTAACCCCCACTAAATCAAATAGATTTTGAAGGGGAATGCGGCGCTATTTTTTTGTTCAAATTATTAAAGTGATATGCAACACGTTTTAATCTAAAAACTTGTCTGTTTACCACAAAAATATTACTGCCCCTTACACTTTTCACATTTCGTTGAAGATACAATGCGTAAGTAAGAATATAAATGAAATCTGTCTTAATGTTATTTCGTAAAATAATTAATACAACCAAACCAAGTTATAATACTAGTATTTTACAGTTGTTTAGGCTCTAGCAGGGCTGTATAGGTGTAAATTCATCTAAAAAATTTGATTACTATATGAAGAGTTAGGAAATATAGGCTATATAATCTTCAAACAGTTTGTTTTGATATGTACATGATAATATTAATGAAAAGTTGTTATTTTAAGTAAAATAGGAAACAACACACGTATTTCAGTAAAGCTCTGTTATCATTAAAATCCAAACATGTAAGGCTATACCTGATGGTTGTATAGCATGATCATTGATTCTTAATACAATATAAAAAAAGCCCCTGCTTCAAAAGTAGGGGCTAATGTGAAGTGAAGCAATCCCATCCATTTTAAATTATGTTTCCCTATCATTTTTGGTGTGGGCCAGACAAAAAAATAAAAATAGCTTTGATCAAATCAGCAATAATTTCCTAATGTACTTAGTATGATCATATTCTTGTTGCTAAGCATGCTTTTAATAAGGTTCTTTTCATAAATTTAGTTACAATTGAGACTGAGTTAGAACAGCAAAAAAAATCTTATGAAATTGACCTCATTTAAGATAAGATGCCACGAATATTTGGTTTATACGTAGTTATTTCTTTGATTGAAAAGCAACACATAAACAACCTTTAATGAACATCACATGGGTTTTCTGTTTTCCCACCGCAATTACCTGATGCTTCGACATTACCAGCACTGAAAGGTGCTAATAAACCGAATACCATAACAAGTGTCATTAGTTTTTTCAACAGCCACACCTCCAAATTAAAATATCCTGACTAAGCGAATTATAGTCATCTTTATATTAATCAGTCTCATTATATAGGGCATTTTAGAGCATCACAATAGAACTTTTCCAAAATAAGTAAATATTACTAACAAGAAGTTTCATGACAATTAATCTAACTGTGACAATTGATCCATTCAATAAGATCGTATGAAAAAATTTTATAATAAAAAAATCTATTGTTAATCAATGCATATTTTTTAACAGAATACACAAAATAAGTATTACAGCTGGTATTTACATTTTATAATCATCTATCTTGAATTCACCTCCTTTATATTACAAGCACTCAATATATGAGTGCTTGTTTTGTTAAATCCACAATTCATTGATCTAGTATTAACAAATTCTCCAGCCACCCCCTTGAGTTTAACGACAGATGGCCATAAACAAAAAGGTCTCCTGATAAACAAAGGTCAAGGTACAGTAAAGTTTGGATTGGTGTTATGCTCTACATCGAATTGAACAGGCTGCTGTACACCACTCACAGTGTCTAATAATATGGAAGAGGCATGAGAGTAGTTAGCATCAGCTGATACAACCTTAATAACCGATTTAAAATTTGTAAGGTAATATTACGGGCTCGATATTATCATTCATACCAACCACAAAGAAATTTGACTGAAAGAATCAATCAAGTTTCGCCTGCCTTCCATACAAATGTTCTGGTATTCTTAATCTTAGTAACTCTACCCTAGTTCCGTCTAAGGAGGTTTTTCTTCTTGGGTAGAAAGAAAAACTGGAGAATTATTTTTAGCCATTTATTCTCCCCCTACATCATGTCAATTGACACACCCTATTAGAAAATAATAGTTCTCAAATAAAAGAATGTCTCAAAATCTTTTATTCAGTAAAAAATACAATGCTTGGATAAATTACTTAGTTTGTATATGGAAATAAAAATATATGACAAAAGAAAACGTGCAAAAAAGGAGATGTTTTTAACAAATGTACTAGTTAAGTTGAATCCGAAACTAACAATTATGTTAGTCCTTAGTCACTGCCAATGATATTTGGTAATCATTCAATAGCTTATCTAATTCTTGACTACATCGAATTACCTTCTCACTTGTAAGTCCCTCTCTTTCAGCTATTTCTTTCATTTCTTCTCTTTTGTTTTCAATCATTTGTAGTAAGTTAGTCATTAAACAGACTCCTTCATACCCTATCTACTTTTCTACTTAACACTATAAGAGTAGTGTAAAGTAGAAAAAGATTCAGAATAGTGATATGAGTCACTTAGGTCAATTAACACTACTTGAGGGATATTGCACACATTTAATTCGTGGGTCAGGGGATTAAGCTTTAGTCTATACGTTTAATATATTTTGTAAAAAAATTTCAAAGAGCACTTTTCTACTTTCCTTATTATAAAGATCCGCTAAACTACTTATCATACATAAATGTAAAACAAACATTTCACATAGTATTAATATACAACCAATTATCGTTTATAGTGAATAAACTATAATTATCCTTGAATCAAGGAGGTGTACAGAATATGTCTATAAGCTTTTATACAACCTTAAATAACACACTTATTGTTGATGAGCAACAAGGCTTTTTTTCTTGCTTTCAAGCAACTTCTGATCAAGTCCCTAGTGAGGTGACAGTATTTTCTACATTAGCAGACCCCAATCAAGGAAAGGACATAGAGACTTTTTCATATGATTCTGAAAGTGGACAATTTTTCCCTCTGAACTTTGATGAAAACGGAACAATAATTTTTAACTCTACCATTAATGATGAATTATCATGTGGATTTCTTCTTATAACTTTTAAAAAAGTAGGTATTTATACAATTGAAACTCAAATTGCTGAAAACATCACATTTAAACCGTTATTTTCTTCCACTGCCGTGTATACAGTTTTAGATGCTTAAAAGTTCCCTTTTTTACGTAACCTACTTCCTATAATAACTTTTTGTTGATACGATGCCGATTTAAACATATGTGGGATCATTAATATATTTTTATGCAAGGCTGTTTTCATATTAAT
This window of the Cytobacillus sp. IB215665 genome carries:
- a CDS encoding aspartyl-phosphate phosphatase Spo0E family protein; the protein is MTNLLQMIENKREEMKEIAEREGLTSEKVIRCSQELDKLLNDYQISLAVTKD